In a genomic window of Thermodesulfobacteriota bacterium:
- the radA gene encoding DNA repair protein RadA produces MAKEETAFVCQECGFATGKWLGRCPDCGAWQSLVEERRSPARSGSRQPPTTTRQPLPLSAAANRPEERLATGSSELDRVLGGGLVPGSLVLLAGEPGIGKSTLLLQLLAGIARQGRTVLYVSGEESGAQIALRADRLGISAPGLLVAAESSLEAVQEMAAGSRPAVLAVDSIQTMAASDLTSAPGSVGQVRESAARLQVLAKGQDLSIVLVGHVTKEGLIAGPKVLEHLVDTVLSFEGDRGHLYRILRAVKNRFGPTNEIGVFEMKTQGLVEVGNPSEIFLAERPVGVPGSVVLPSMEGSRPILVEVQALVSPSGLAMPRRTAIGVDPQRLGLLAAVLEKKAGLSLATCDVFVNIAGGIRVDEPALDLGVVAAVASSLLERVIPPRTAVCGEVGLAGEVRAVSQMETRIQEAKRLGFSRLLLPRGNRERLGTTAAAGMALIGVADLAEVLAALFASGPDPAA; encoded by the coding sequence GTGTCAGGAATGCGGCTTTGCCACCGGCAAGTGGCTGGGACGCTGCCCGGACTGCGGCGCCTGGCAGAGTCTCGTCGAGGAGCGGCGCAGCCCGGCCCGGAGCGGCAGCCGGCAGCCGCCAACCACCACCCGCCAGCCGCTGCCCTTGAGCGCCGCCGCCAACCGGCCGGAAGAGCGTCTGGCCACCGGAAGCAGCGAGCTGGACCGGGTGCTGGGCGGGGGCCTGGTGCCCGGCTCCCTGGTGCTCTTGGCCGGGGAGCCCGGAATCGGCAAGAGCACCCTGCTGCTGCAGCTTCTGGCCGGCATCGCCCGCCAGGGCCGGACGGTGCTCTATGTCTCCGGCGAGGAGTCCGGGGCCCAGATCGCCCTCCGGGCGGACCGGCTGGGGATCAGCGCGCCCGGCCTGCTGGTGGCCGCCGAATCCTCCCTGGAAGCCGTCCAGGAGATGGCCGCCGGCTCACGACCGGCGGTCCTGGCGGTGGACTCCATCCAGACCATGGCCGCAAGCGATCTCACCTCCGCTCCCGGCTCGGTGGGCCAGGTGCGGGAGAGCGCCGCCCGGCTGCAGGTCCTGGCCAAGGGCCAGGATCTGTCCATCGTCCTGGTGGGGCACGTCACCAAGGAGGGGCTGATCGCCGGCCCCAAGGTCCTGGAGCATCTGGTGGACACCGTGCTCTCCTTCGAGGGGGACCGGGGCCACCTGTACCGCATCCTGCGGGCGGTGAAGAACCGCTTCGGCCCCACCAACGAGATCGGGGTCTTCGAGATGAAGACCCAGGGCCTGGTGGAGGTGGGCAACCCCTCGGAGATCTTTCTGGCCGAGCGGCCGGTCGGGGTGCCCGGCTCGGTGGTCCTGCCCAGCATGGAAGGGAGCCGGCCGATCCTGGTGGAGGTGCAGGCCCTGGTCAGCCCCTCGGGCCTGGCCATGCCCCGCCGCACCGCCATCGGTGTCGACCCGCAACGGCTGGGTCTTCTGGCCGCGGTTCTGGAAAAAAAGGCGGGATTGAGCCTGGCCACCTGCGACGTCTTCGTCAATATCGCCGGCGGCATCCGGGTGGACGAGCCGGCCCTGGACCTCGGCGTGGTGGCGGCTGTGGCCAGCAGCCTCCTGGAACGGGTCATCCCACCCCGGACCGCGGTCTGCGGCGAGGTGGGACTGGCCGGTGAGGTGCGGGCGGTCTCCCAGATGGAGACCCGAATCCAGGAGGCCAAGCGCCTGGGCTTTTCCCGCCTGCTCCTGCCCCGGGGCAACCGGGAGCGGCTGGGCACCACCGCAGCGGCCGGCATGGCCCTCATTGGCGTTGCCGACCTGGCCGAGGTCCTGGCCGCCCTGTTTGCGAGCGGACCCGACCCCGCAGCCTAG